CGGACCTGATGACCGGCGCCCCGGTCCTCTTCCGGCTGCACGCGCTGAGCGCGCTGCTGCTCTTCGCCGTCTGGCCCTTCACCCGGCTCGTCCACATGCTCACCGCGCCGCTGGGCTACCTCACCCGCCCGTACATCGTCTACCGCAGCCGCGACGCGCGGCTCGGCACCCGCCCGCCCCGCCGGGGCTGGGAGCGCACGGGCTGACCGCAGAGGGCGCAGCCGGGCCGTTCACCCGTCGGCCGGGGTGATACGGCGTCCCGTGAGACGGGCGGGCCGGATCGACACCCACAGCTCGCGCTCGCCCCCGGCCCACGGCGTGGTGTGGGCGCGTTCGGTGAGCCGTCGCGCCTCGCCGGGCTCCGTGACGGCCCGTGCGGGGCCGACGGCCAGCACGCTCCAGCCCCGGCTCATGGCCTCGTCCACACGGTCGACCTCGAAGGCGACCTCCGCCCCCACGGCCGCCGCCGGGAGGGCGCCGGGGACGGTCCTGAACACGATCGCGTCGTCGACGACCTCGTAGTTCACCGGGACCACCGCCGGCCCCTCGGCCGTGGTCACCGCGACACGCCCCACACCGTGTGTGGACAGCAGGGCGCGGCACTCCTCCGGCTCCAGGTCCCGCAGCTCGGGGTGGAGCAGCGCCATGCCCCGTCCCGGCGGCAGGTCGACGCCGCCCCCGCGCAGCGCCTGCACGCTGGTGCCCAGCGCGGCGGCCAGCCTGACCAGGGTCGCCAGGCTCGGGTCGCCCGGGTGCTCCTCCAGGTACGCGAGGTAGTCCGGTGCCATCCGGGCGCGGCGGGCCGTCTCCTCGCGGGTCAGCCCCTGCCGTTCGCGTTCCGTGGCCACCCGCCGCCCGATGTCGCCGGGGCCGGGCGCGCGGTCCGGTTCGCCGGGTCCGGGCTCCTCGCCGAGCGCCCGCACATGGGCGTCGGGTCCGGGGAACACCAGCGACACCTCGTGCGTGTCCGACCAGCGCACGTCGTAGGGGGGTGTGCCGTCCTCGTGGTGCAGTCCGACGATCTCGCCGTCGCGCCGGGTGATGCCGGTCGCCGGACTCTCGATGACGAGTTGATCGCCGAGGTGGGCTCGCATGATCGCCGCTCCTTCCGTGCGGAGGTCCGATGCCTGCGGGGTTCCCCGTCCGGGCGGAGGCCACCCGGACGGGAGCCGCCGTTCTCAGCCGGCGGCCGCGGCGCCCCGGGGCCCGGCCGAACCGTCGGCGAGACGGAACTCGACGTCGACGACCCCCTCGACGGCGCGCACCGCGCGGGCGGCGACCGGCACCAGCGAGGCGTTGCGGATGCGGCCGGTGAGGGTGACGACGCCGTCGGCCACCTCCACCCGCACGGGCTCCGGCGGGTCCGGGAAGAGGCGGGCGACGACCTCCCGGCCGACCTCCTCGGCGAGTTCCTCGTCCGTCCGCAGGAACACCTTCAGCAGGTCGACCCGGCTGACGATGCCCTCGAGCATGCCCTCGTCGCTCACCACGGGCAGCCGCTTCAGTTTCAGCTGGGCCATCACCCGCGCCGCCTGTGCGACGGTCGCGTCGGCGTGGACGGTGACCGCGGGGGAGCTCATCAGGTCCCCGGCGGTCAGGGCCCCCGCCCTGGCCAGATCGGCCAGCCGGTTGCGCTGGGTGAACCGGTCGGGGTCGCTGTCGCGGAACTCCTCCTTGGGCAGCAGGTCGGCCTCCGACACGACGCCGACGACCCGGCCCTCGCCCTCCAGCACGGGCAGCGCGCTGATCTTCCACTCCCCGATGAGCCGGACCACGTCCTTGAACGGGGCGTCCCGGCCGACGGCCACCACGGTGTGCGTCATGACGTCACTGACGGTGTACGGGCTGCCGGTCATGGTCCTCACCTGCTTCCACTGCCGTACGGGGCGTACAGGTCGAGCAGCCGGACCCGGGTCGCGTGCAGCCGCTGGGCCACCACCCGGCCGACCCACGCCGCGACGGCGCGGCCGAGCTCGGGGTCGGCGGCGCACAGCTCCCGCACGGCGTCCGCGTCGAACTCCCAGGCCCGCACCGGGCTGGTGGTCTCGCCGCCCAGGTGCCACAGTCCGGGAGTGAAGTGCCAGGACCAGCCGATCAGTTCACCGTGGCCCAGGGACTCGATCACGGCCGCGCGGTGGCCGGGCACCTGCAGGTCCAGGGCGACCGTCCCGGTCCGGACGATCCAGAACCGGTCGGCGCGCCGCCCCTCCTCGAACAGGCGGACCCCCGCGTCGAAGGAGACTTCGCGGGCGTGCCGCATCAGCGCCTCACGGTGTTCGGCCGGGAGACCCGCGCTCAGAGTGGTGGTGGATGTCATCGCTCCGTCTCCTTTCGCGCCCGCCGCCACAGCCGAACGGCGGTTCCGGGGCCCTCGATGCCAGCGTGGGCCCCGTGCGGGGGGAGACGCCACGGGCCGTCCGGCCCCGGGTGGGGGCCTTTCGGCCCCCGCTCGCGGGAGAGGAGCTGCGGCCGG
The Streptomyces fungicidicus DNA segment above includes these coding regions:
- a CDS encoding pyridoxamine 5'-phosphate oxidase family protein, whose translation is MRAHLGDQLVIESPATGITRRDGEIVGLHHEDGTPPYDVRWSDTHEVSLVFPGPDAHVRALGEEPGPGEPDRAPGPGDIGRRVATERERQGLTREETARRARMAPDYLAYLEEHPGDPSLATLVRLAAALGTSVQALRGGGVDLPPGRGMALLHPELRDLEPEECRALLSTHGVGRVAVTTAEGPAVVPVNYEVVDDAIVFRTVPGALPAAAVGAEVAFEVDRVDEAMSRGWSVLAVGPARAVTEPGEARRLTERAHTTPWAGGERELWVSIRPARLTGRRITPADG
- a CDS encoding CBS domain-containing protein, coding for MTGSPYTVSDVMTHTVVAVGRDAPFKDVVRLIGEWKISALPVLEGEGRVVGVVSEADLLPKEEFRDSDPDRFTQRNRLADLARAGALTAGDLMSSPAVTVHADATVAQAARVMAQLKLKRLPVVSDEGMLEGIVSRVDLLKVFLRTDEELAEEVGREVVARLFPDPPEPVRVEVADGVVTLTGRIRNASLVPVAARAVRAVEGVVDVEFRLADGSAGPRGAAAAG
- a CDS encoding Crp/Fnr family transcriptional regulator is translated as MTSTTTLSAGLPAEHREALMRHAREVSFDAGVRLFEEGRRADRFWIVRTGTVALDLQVPGHRAAVIESLGHGELIGWSWHFTPGLWHLGGETTSPVRAWEFDADAVRELCAADPELGRAVAAWVGRVVAQRLHATRVRLLDLYAPYGSGSR